One region of Xylanimonas ulmi genomic DNA includes:
- a CDS encoding MFS transporter, which produces MSVNDVTPQEISPRDLRRTVAASVVGTIAEYYDFFIYGTASALVFGKIFFPEVDPVVGTLAAFSTYAVGFFARPLGGLVWGHVGDKLGRKRALVFTLLLTGLGTFAVGLMPTYDQIGIWAAVLLVAVRLVQGFGVGGEQGGAVLLTAEAAPQRRRGFYASLVQLGSPAAYLVPTVLFATLEGALSEDQFLSWGWRVPFLLSALVVVIGLWIRSQIDESATFKAARARRSESGSPLTHLLRTQRRVLVGGFFAKFVEAAVFPFYTAFLVAYATFNDVDDQVILKAVIVGIVAELIMLPLWGRLTDTVGRRPVMLALAILNFLLVIPGFLAVQTENFWVMAAFLTAGLAFGHAGTYAPQASYFPELFDSTSRYSGVSVVWQFGAMVASGPFTVVGTALLVVSDGGFGWVAAYAMALIACSIVALVLLPETAPGRRGGVEFADWPEQEEHPAAQARATTAARA; this is translated from the coding sequence ATGAGTGTCAATGACGTCACCCCGCAGGAGATCTCGCCCCGCGACCTGCGCCGGACGGTCGCCGCCTCCGTGGTGGGCACGATCGCCGAGTACTACGACTTCTTCATCTACGGGACGGCCTCCGCGCTCGTCTTCGGCAAGATCTTCTTCCCCGAGGTCGACCCGGTGGTCGGCACGCTCGCGGCGTTCTCGACCTACGCCGTCGGGTTCTTCGCACGCCCGCTCGGCGGCCTCGTCTGGGGCCATGTCGGCGACAAGCTGGGCCGCAAGCGCGCCCTGGTGTTCACGCTCCTGCTGACCGGGCTGGGCACGTTCGCCGTCGGGCTCATGCCGACCTACGACCAGATCGGGATCTGGGCCGCCGTCCTCCTCGTGGCGGTCCGCCTCGTGCAGGGCTTCGGCGTCGGCGGAGAGCAGGGCGGCGCCGTGTTGCTGACCGCCGAGGCGGCGCCGCAGCGACGGCGCGGTTTCTACGCGTCCCTCGTGCAGTTGGGCTCGCCCGCCGCCTACCTGGTGCCGACCGTCCTGTTCGCGACCCTCGAAGGCGCGCTCTCCGAGGACCAGTTCCTGAGTTGGGGCTGGCGTGTGCCGTTCCTGCTGTCCGCGCTGGTCGTGGTCATCGGCCTGTGGATCCGCTCGCAGATCGACGAGTCGGCCACGTTCAAGGCGGCCCGCGCCCGCCGCTCCGAGTCGGGGTCGCCGCTCACGCACCTGCTGCGCACCCAGCGCCGCGTCCTCGTCGGAGGGTTCTTCGCCAAGTTCGTCGAGGCGGCCGTCTTCCCGTTCTACACGGCGTTCCTGGTCGCCTACGCCACGTTCAACGACGTCGACGACCAGGTCATCCTCAAGGCCGTGATCGTCGGCATCGTCGCCGAGCTGATCATGCTGCCCCTGTGGGGCCGGCTCACCGACACCGTGGGCCGACGCCCCGTCATGCTCGCGCTCGCCATCCTCAACTTCCTGCTCGTCATCCCCGGCTTCCTGGCCGTCCAGACAGAGAACTTCTGGGTCATGGCCGCGTTCCTGACCGCGGGCCTCGCGTTCGGCCACGCGGGGACGTACGCGCCACAGGCGTCGTACTTCCCCGAGCTTTTCGACTCGACGTCTCGCTACTCGGGCGTGTCCGTCGTCTGGCAGTTCGGCGCCATGGTCGCCTCGGGACCGTTCACGGTGGTCGGCACCGCGCTGCTCGTCGTGTCCGACGGCGGATTCGGCTGGGTCGCCGCCTACGCCATGGCTCTGATCGCCTGCTCGATCGTGGCGCTCGTCCTGCTGCCCGAGACCGCGCCGGGACGCCGCGGTGGCGTCGAGTTCGCCGACTGGCCCGAACAGGAGGAGCACCCCGCAGCGCAGGCGCGCGCGACCACGGCCGCGCGCGCCTGA
- a CDS encoding LLM class flavin-dependent oxidoreductase, translating to MRIGLIGSCGTPAQMVRLAREAEQHGWDGFFAWDAISLDDPEFDGVATWDPFAVLAGAAAVTERMTLGAMVFAPPRHRPWELAQRALTVDHLSGGRLVLPVGVGVPSDRAFTSAHGQPTALRDRAGLLDEVLAWLERSWSGETFRFEGEHLSTGDFRLPQPPVRGRIPVWPVAVWDAERPPLKSLRRALRWDGVVPQLRATDAEPGPDDVAALVAWMAGRRSRDAGPFDVVIQGRLSDDRGRAREQLAAAQEAGATWWVESWWPPEPVTPELLLDKARRALPSR from the coding sequence ATGAGGATCGGTCTCATCGGCTCCTGCGGCACACCCGCCCAGATGGTGCGGCTCGCGCGCGAGGCCGAGCAGCACGGCTGGGACGGCTTCTTCGCGTGGGACGCGATCAGCCTCGACGACCCGGAGTTCGACGGGGTCGCGACCTGGGACCCGTTCGCCGTGCTCGCGGGCGCCGCGGCCGTCACGGAGCGCATGACGCTCGGCGCGATGGTCTTCGCCCCGCCGCGCCACCGGCCCTGGGAGCTGGCGCAGCGCGCGCTCACGGTCGACCACCTGTCGGGTGGCCGCCTGGTGCTCCCGGTCGGCGTCGGCGTCCCCTCCGATCGGGCGTTCACGTCCGCGCACGGCCAGCCGACGGCGCTGCGCGACCGCGCCGGGCTGCTCGACGAGGTGCTGGCCTGGCTCGAGCGCTCGTGGTCGGGCGAGACCTTCCGCTTCGAGGGCGAGCACCTGAGCACGGGCGACTTCCGCCTCCCCCAGCCGCCCGTGCGCGGCCGGATTCCCGTGTGGCCGGTCGCGGTGTGGGATGCGGAGCGTCCCCCGCTCAAGAGCCTGCGCCGCGCGCTGCGCTGGGACGGCGTCGTGCCACAGCTGCGCGCCACGGACGCCGAGCCCGGGCCGGACGACGTCGCGGCGCTCGTCGCGTGGATGGCCGGCCGCCGCAGCAGGGACGCCGGGCCGTTCGACGTCGTCATCCAGGGCCGCCTGTCGGATGACCGGGGTCGGGCCCGTGAGCAGCTCGCGGCGGCGCAGGAGGCGGGCGCGACCTGGTGGGTGGAGAGCTGGTGGCCCCCCGAGCCCGTCACGCCCGAGCTGTTGCTGGACAAGGCCAGGCGCGCACTTCCGTCGCGTTAG